In a single window of the Pyrococcus sp. NA2 genome:
- a CDS encoding proteasome-activating nucleotidase, translating into MSGDEVQFEGNYDDYITYLKRRIRQLELQVRMLEADKERLERELSRLRSEMARLRQPPAFAGTVIEVLDDDRAIVQNYNGPRFVVRIAPWIDRKKLRPGTRVALDQRTMAVIEILPSSKDPAVLGFEVIERPNVTYNDIGGLKKQLQELREAIELPLKHPELFEEVGIDPPKGVLLYGPPGCGKTLMAKALAHEVNATFIRVVGSELVRKYIGEGARLVHELFELAKEKAPSIIFIDEIDAIGAKRMDETTGGEREVNRTLMQLLAEMDGFDPRGNVKVIAATNRPDILDPALLRPGRFDRLIEVPLPDFEGRLEILKVHTRRMKLKNVDLRVIAEMTEGASGADLKAIATEAGMFAIRERRTYVTQEDFLKAVDKVLGNEKKLLQSIMSHEVIYG; encoded by the coding sequence ATGAGCGGAGACGAAGTTCAATTCGAGGGGAATTATGATGATTACATCACTTATTTAAAAAGGAGAATCAGGCAACTTGAACTTCAAGTGAGAATGCTTGAAGCTGATAAGGAGAGGCTTGAGAGAGAGCTCTCTAGACTTAGGAGCGAGATGGCAAGATTGAGGCAACCACCCGCCTTTGCCGGAACTGTCATCGAGGTTCTCGATGATGATAGAGCCATAGTTCAGAACTATAATGGGCCTAGGTTCGTCGTTAGGATAGCGCCATGGATAGACAGAAAGAAGCTCAGGCCAGGAACGAGGGTTGCACTTGACCAGAGGACAATGGCCGTGATAGAGATATTACCATCCTCAAAGGATCCAGCAGTTCTTGGATTTGAGGTCATAGAGAGGCCCAATGTCACTTACAACGACATAGGTGGATTGAAGAAGCAGTTGCAAGAGCTGAGAGAGGCAATTGAACTGCCTTTGAAGCATCCAGAACTCTTTGAAGAGGTAGGAATAGATCCACCAAAGGGAGTTCTCCTATATGGACCCCCAGGATGTGGAAAAACGCTAATGGCCAAAGCTTTAGCCCATGAGGTAAACGCAACGTTCATTAGGGTCGTTGGAAGCGAGCTCGTTAGAAAGTACATAGGAGAGGGAGCTAGATTAGTTCATGAGCTCTTTGAGTTAGCAAAGGAGAAAGCTCCAAGTATAATATTCATTGACGAGATAGATGCCATTGGTGCAAAGAGAATGGACGAAACAACGGGAGGAGAAAGAGAAGTAAACAGAACCCTGATGCAACTCCTAGCCGAGATGGATGGCTTTGACCCGAGAGGGAATGTAAAGGTCATAGCCGCTACAAATAGACCCGACATTCTTGACCCAGCCTTGCTCAGACCGGGTAGATTTGATAGGCTTATCGAAGTTCCATTGCCGGACTTTGAGGGAAGACTTGAGATACTCAAGGTTCACACGAGGAGGATGAAACTCAAGAACGTTGATCTGAGGGTGATAGCGGAGATGACTGAAGGTGCGAGTGGAGCCGATTTGAAGGCTATAGCAACAGAAGCTGGTATGTTCGCGATAAGGGAGAGAAGAACATACGTAACCCAGGAAGACTTCCTTAAGGCAGTAGATAAAGTGCTCGGCAATGAGAAGAAGCTGTTGCAGAGCATAATGTCACATGAAGTCATTTACGGATGA
- a CDS encoding ABC transporter ATP-binding protein — translation MVNIKLENIVKKFGNFTALDNINLEIKDGEFMALLGPSGSGKSTLLYTIAGIYRPTSGRIYFDERDVTELPPKDRNVGLVFQNWALYPHMTVYKNIAFPLELRKVPKEEIDRKVREVSKMLHIENLLERYPWQLSGGQQQRVAIARALVKEPEVLLLDEPLSNLDALLRLEVRAELKRLQKELGITTVYVTHDQAEALAMADRIAVIREGKILQVGTPDEVYYKPKYKFVGGFLGNPPMNFIEAKVEDGRLVITGESSLPIPAHYKEIVERTGVKDVIIGFRPHDAEVVKGTSEGIIGEVYSFEPLGREQIVTISVNDSIVKVFAPEGEHFTFGEKVTIRVKEDLLVLFDKKSEKALEFLGEQT, via the coding sequence GTGGTCAATATAAAGCTCGAGAATATAGTCAAGAAGTTTGGAAACTTCACTGCCTTAGACAATATAAATCTCGAGATAAAGGATGGAGAGTTCATGGCACTCCTCGGACCATCTGGAAGCGGAAAATCCACCTTACTTTATACGATCGCAGGTATATACAGGCCCACCTCTGGGAGGATATACTTCGACGAAAGGGACGTAACCGAGCTGCCACCAAAGGACAGGAATGTTGGTCTTGTCTTCCAGAACTGGGCACTTTACCCTCACATGACAGTCTACAAAAATATTGCCTTTCCATTGGAGCTAAGAAAGGTTCCAAAAGAGGAGATAGATAGGAAGGTTAGAGAGGTTTCAAAGATGCTTCACATAGAGAATCTCCTCGAGAGGTACCCATGGCAACTGAGTGGAGGTCAACAGCAGAGGGTGGCAATAGCAAGGGCCTTGGTAAAGGAACCGGAAGTCCTACTACTGGACGAACCTCTCAGCAACTTAGATGCCCTTCTAAGGCTTGAAGTTAGGGCCGAACTGAAGAGGCTTCAGAAGGAACTTGGGATAACAACAGTTTATGTGACCCATGATCAGGCCGAAGCTCTGGCAATGGCAGATAGGATAGCGGTAATAAGGGAGGGCAAAATACTTCAGGTGGGGACACCTGATGAGGTGTACTACAAGCCAAAATACAAATTCGTAGGTGGATTCTTGGGTAACCCACCAATGAACTTCATTGAAGCTAAGGTGGAGGACGGTAGGCTCGTCATAACAGGTGAGAGCTCACTTCCAATACCAGCCCACTACAAGGAGATCGTAGAGAGGACGGGTGTAAAGGATGTAATAATAGGCTTTAGGCCACACGATGCTGAGGTCGTAAAGGGAACATCGGAGGGAATCATAGGGGAGGTTTACTCATTTGAACCACTGGGAAGAGAACAGATAGTCACAATTTCTGTCAATGATTCCATAGTCAAGGTGTTTGCACCTGAAGGGGAGCATTTCACATTCGGGGAAAAGGTCACCATTAGAGTTAAAGAAGATCTCCTCGTCCTTTTTGATAAGAAAAGCGAGAAGGCTCTTGAATTCTTGGGGGAACAAACTTGA
- a CDS encoding carbohydrate ABC transporter permease, whose product MKDVETRERRGELIIILAIFLATLPLLIGFTLLVLSSFSTTMITNFDFRQAHLTIENWINVIRGKLAITGGVRVNMARIVLNTLIVALGVSGLVTLVSIMSGYALSRMDFRGRKPLIVSLMLLHAFPGVALIVGVYLLYRVSFPGEQNLVRLYSFIYVIFARAALEVPMSVWLMKGFFDTIPWEFEWSGIIDGASRITVWRKIMLPLIKPGILAVALFSFLAGWQDIIYVRTFLIDQTLATFIEANIEAEYTHMPMIAAAGTLYLLPTIIFFLTAQQILLKGYSGGIKG is encoded by the coding sequence ATGAAAGACGTTGAAACAAGGGAAAGAAGAGGAGAGCTGATAATAATCCTCGCAATATTCCTAGCAACTCTACCCCTCCTGATTGGATTTACTCTCCTAGTACTCTCAAGTTTTAGCACAACTATGATTACGAACTTCGATTTTAGGCAGGCTCACCTAACTATAGAGAACTGGATAAACGTGATTAGGGGCAAGCTTGCAATCACGGGTGGAGTTAGGGTCAACATGGCAAGAATAGTCCTGAACACGCTAATAGTGGCTCTGGGAGTTTCAGGTCTAGTAACGCTTGTCAGCATAATGTCTGGATATGCTCTCTCAAGAATGGATTTCAGAGGGAGAAAACCGCTAATAGTTTCACTCATGTTACTTCACGCATTTCCTGGGGTGGCTTTAATCGTTGGAGTTTACCTCCTCTATAGGGTTTCATTTCCTGGAGAGCAGAATCTTGTTAGATTATACTCCTTCATATATGTGATATTTGCAAGGGCTGCCCTTGAAGTTCCAATGTCCGTATGGCTCATGAAAGGATTCTTCGACACGATTCCCTGGGAGTTTGAATGGTCTGGAATTATAGATGGGGCGTCCAGGATAACCGTCTGGAGGAAGATAATGCTACCCCTTATAAAGCCAGGAATCTTGGCAGTTGCCCTGTTTTCATTCTTAGCCGGGTGGCAAGACATAATCTATGTGAGAACATTCCTCATCGATCAAACCCTTGCAACATTCATAGAGGCCAATATAGAGGCAGAGTATACGCATATGCCAATGATAGCCGCTGCAGGAACTCTATACCTTCTACCAACGATAATATTCTTCCTGACGGCCCAACAGATCCTCCTCAAAGGTTACTCAGGTGGTATTAAAGGATGA
- a CDS encoding carbohydrate ABC transporter permease: MSKDRIRTLSFFLFPMLFMVVLFYVIPLVLTIYISFTGMRNWNVERYLGDFVGAYNYERLIHMFRYDPTFKAVVLTTIVFVLITLTINVLGGLGLALGTFFMSERPGSVFRLLWLLPRMSPIAVYSLVWYYFFHGSKIGTLNAILLKLGLIHDPIPWGQIIPWGAWSIIIFVNGLVGVSFGMIVFTSALNQIPKELVIAARVDGASAWEISKRILLPLMKWHFLYVLTWQFLSLLTTYPHLFLLVEWDLVDRDYGTTLALYVFNTAFGRGEQDQGLAAAAAVILSILGIIGGLITLKVLKFEEMIRKPRGDL, encoded by the coding sequence ATGAGTAAAGATAGGATTCGAACTCTTTCCTTTTTCCTCTTTCCAATGCTGTTTATGGTGGTGTTATTCTACGTTATCCCCCTTGTGTTAACAATTTATATCAGCTTCACGGGGATGAGGAACTGGAACGTTGAGAGATATTTGGGGGATTTCGTTGGGGCTTACAATTATGAAAGACTGATTCACATGTTTAGGTACGATCCAACTTTCAAGGCCGTTGTCTTGACCACAATTGTTTTCGTGCTTATAACACTAACAATTAACGTTCTCGGTGGCCTAGGACTTGCACTTGGAACATTCTTCATGAGCGAGAGACCTGGAAGCGTGTTTAGGTTGCTGTGGCTACTTCCAAGAATGTCTCCCATAGCAGTTTACAGTCTTGTCTGGTACTACTTCTTCCATGGGAGTAAGATAGGAACGTTGAATGCTATCCTCCTTAAATTAGGGCTAATTCATGATCCAATCCCTTGGGGTCAAATAATTCCCTGGGGTGCTTGGAGCATCATAATATTTGTTAATGGACTTGTTGGCGTTAGCTTTGGAATGATAGTCTTCACCTCTGCCTTAAATCAGATTCCAAAAGAACTCGTGATAGCCGCAAGAGTTGATGGAGCTTCAGCTTGGGAGATTTCCAAGAGGATTCTCCTTCCGTTAATGAAATGGCACTTCCTCTACGTTTTAACTTGGCAGTTCCTAAGCCTCTTAACAACATATCCTCATCTCTTCCTCCTGGTGGAATGGGATCTTGTTGATAGGGACTATGGAACGACCCTTGCACTTTACGTCTTCAACACTGCATTTGGAAGGGGAGAACAAGATCAGGGGCTTGCAGCCGCTGCAGCAGTAATTCTCTCAATCTTAGGAATCATAGGCGGGTTGATAACTTTGAAGGTTCTGAAATTTGAAGAGATGATAAGGAAGCCCAGGGGTGATCTATGA